The Mesorhizobium sp. B2-1-8 genomic interval GTCAGCGTTTTCGAGAAAGGGGCAATACCAAATCCTGTCAGTTCGTCATGGGACGAGCACAGGATGACGCGGCACGCGTATGGAAGCTTGACATCCTACGCGAGGATGATGCCGCAAGCATTCCGGCGATGGGACCGCATATGGCAAGCGATCGGAAACGCGCATTACGACCCAGTCGGCGCGGTCTATATCATCAGGGAGGAAAACGACTGGTGCCGGGAAACGTCAGCCTCTCTAGACGAACTGGGGATTGGATACCGATATCTGACGCAGGCGGAGTTTCGGGAGAGGTTGCCAATGGTGTCGTCTCAGAATGTCTCAAAAGTGCTTGCAACGGAAGGGGCAGGCATGCTCCACGCTAGCCGTATCCTCAATGGTCTTTGCGTGTGGCTTTCCCAGAATGACGTGCGTCTCGCGGCCTACACGCCAGTGGAAGAAATCGACGCCGACCACGGTCGAATTCGGCTGTCTGATGGTTGGGTCGAGGCAGATCTTGTCGTTGTCACCGCAGGCGCGTGGGTCCTGGATCTCATCCCGGAGTTGCGTAGCGATCTGAACCCTTCGCGCCAGAGCGTCCTCTATCTGGCTCCCCCCAAACAATACGCGTCAGCCTGGACGAAAGCCCCTGTCATCGTCGACACCAGCAAGGAATGCGAGAACTACGCCCTGCCGCCTCGGAATGGGACACGCTTGAAAATCGGCGACCATGTGTTCACATATCGTGGCCTTCCAGACGATCCGCGATTGGCCAGCGATGAAGATTTGACTCGGCTTCGTCGAGCCATAGCTGGTGGATACAACGATGCCGCCGAGTATGCCGAGATCGAGCGCAAGGCATGCTATTACGCTGTGAGGGACGACGAGCGTTTCATTGTTAAGTCAATTGGGGACAAGGCTCATGTGGTAAGCGCTTGCTCGGGGCACGGATTCAAGCTGCAACCGTTGATTACCGAGGGGCTTGCAGATGCCATTGACGGAAAAAGAACGTTCGATGATGTCCGGAGTTGGGCGTATGGGTCGGACATTGCGCGGTGAACTGTCCGCTGGCACGCAAACAACCTTCGACGACCGTATCTTCGTACTCCGCGGGCCGCGAGCGCGGAGGCCAGCTTAACACGCGGAGGGCGCTTCGAGCGCCGGAAAACCAATGAACGTTTGCAACAAGGCCAACATCTCAACCTTATGCATCAACAGATGTGAAGTTTCCGGCTGCTTCTTCTAAAAGAGATCTGCTACCAGGAGGGCGGCATTCATCTCCGCGATCATGCCGAATGCCCGAAAGCAGGCGCGAGCGGCCGGGTCGGTGACCTGATCATATTTCGGCGCCAGGTCGCCGCAGTCGTTTCCGCACAGTGCCGTGTCGTCGCGATGTTATCGTGGCCAAGAAAGCGCTGCACATCGGGGATATCCATGCCAAGCCATAACAGCTTCGTCGCCATGGTGCAGCGAAGCAGATGGGATAGACCCTCTTGTGATCCCGGCCTTTCCAGCGACCGATTTCCGGATCGCTAACTGACGAGAGATAACGTTTCGGCAAAAGGAGGGTGGAACACGCGGTTCAGCCGCGACGGTTTTCCACTCCGGTCATTCTGGAAAACTCGATGCCGGAAGACGACATGCGGGCGCGACTGGTACTGCAAATGCTGAATGACGACAGCGAGATCGTCGCAACCGAAACGGTCGCCGATCTGGTGAAGGTGACGAAAGGGCCCGAGGATCTCGGCCTGTCGTTGTCCGAGGCGAAGACCCTCCTTGCGAAACTATAATGGTGGCGACACAGGTGGATTCGTGGCTCAGGGAAAATCGCGACCGGGATGGCCGCCGTCTACACAGCATGGGCAGCTACCCCGTCACCTTCCATACCCTGTTCGGCAACGTGCGCCTGAAGAGCCCGCGTTATTGCCAGCCGTGAATTGACGGTGCTAACGGCCCTGCAACAATCTCGCCATTGCGCACACTGATCCCCCATCACATCGCGCCCGAACGCCTCTATCTGGAGACCCACTCGTGCCCTACGCCGCGGCCGCGGAGCTGTTGGCCGACGTGCTGCCGATCGATTGCGGCGCTAATGCCACGACGATCCGGCAGTTGCGCGCGGCCCGCCGTATCGAGCTGGAGCTGACGGAAGAAAGGGTCTCCTTCATGCAGGATGCTTGCCCGCGCGACTGGATGAACTTGCCCCTTCCGGATGGCCGCATCGTCATCGGCCTGGATGACGGATACATCCGCGACCGCAACGACCGGAAGAAGAACTTCGAGCTGATCGTCGGCCGCTCGCTGTCCGAAGACGGTGACCCGCGCTACATCGGTTTCGTCCACGGCTACGACCGCAAGCCGCAGCGGCGCATACTCGACCATCTCAAAAGGCAGGGCGTGCAGGCCAATCAGGATATCACTTTCATCACAGAGGTCCGCTCGCTCGCCGAGATGATCGCGCCGGCGAGCGAGCATTGTCCTCGACTGGTTTCATATCACCATGCGCATCACCGTCCTTCGCCAGTACGCGCGGGTCTCGAGAACTACGACGAGCAGGCCGGGCAGGATCTGCTTGAAGCCCTCCGCAGGATCAAATGGCATCTCTGGCATGGTAACGTCTATCGTGCCCGTGACGAAATTGCCGACCTGCAATTCGATGCGGAAAGTCTGGGAACAGACTATCCAAACATGCGCAAGTTCCTGACCGCCATCGGCGACGTCCGGGCCTACATTGCTCCAACAGTGCGAGCCTTATCAATTACGGCGAGTGCTATCGGTCCGGTGAGCGCATCTCCTCGGCCTTCGTCGAGGCCACCGTCAACGCCGTCATCTCCAAGCGCTTCGCCAAGAAACAGCAGATGCAGTGGAGCACGATCGGCGCGCATCTTCTGCTGCAAACCCGCACGCAGACCCTTGACGGTTCCCTCCGCTCGACCTTCCGGCAATGGTACCCTGGCATGGCCAACGACAATCACGAGCAGAGAGAAACGGCCCGCGCCGCATGACCGCCCCACAAATCCTCATGCTCCCCTCAAAGCCGCGCCCGAAAGGCTGGCTGAAACCCTCACAAAAACCGCTGACCTACCTTTGTGCCGCCCAACGGCTGGTTCTGCTCCGCCGTCGACACACAAGCCTGTCACGGCCTGATATCGATCAGGCTGCTCGTCACCGGTTCTGACCATATTTCGCCAGAACGGAATCGATGAAGACTTCAGCCAGATAGCTGAGAGGCCGCGAGGCGGATGTCAGCATCTGCACATTCAGATGGATGATCGGATGGAACGGCAAGACTTTGAGGTGCTGGTAGTTCTCGGGCATGCGCAGCCGTTTCGTGCCGCTGAAGCTTTCGGCGAAGAACGAGTCGACCAGGGCAATTCCAGTGCCCGTCGCCACCAGATTGATCGCCGGCAGGGTTTGCCCGATCTGCAGGGCGCAGTTCGGCCTGATTCCGGCGCGGGTAAAGGCCATCATGATACGCCTGCCGGTCAATTCCGCTTCTGAAAAGGTAATGAGCGGCTCATGGGCCAGATCGGAGACGGAAATTTCCATTTTCGTGGCCAGCGGATGATCCTCGCGCAGCACGCAAACCACCGAGCCGCTAAAAGATATGTGGTTGACGATGTTGTTCTCCATGCCGTGCAACTGGCAAAATCCGAGCTCCACATCTCCCTTGGCGACCAGGTCCACGACGCCCGTGGTGCGGGCGGTCACAATGTCGAGCGAGGCATAGGGCGCGGCTTGCGTGAATTCCTTGTAGCCGGCTTCGACGACCGCCGTCACGCTTGAAGGCGCGCTGGCGATCCGCAAAATGCCGCGCTTGCCGTCGCGGAGATCTTCCGCATGGCGGGCGAGGCCGTCGATTTGGCCCAGGACACGGTTGATGCCGGGAAGCAGGGCGTTGGCATGCAGCGTGGGCACGAGGCGACCGCTCACTATCTTGAAGAGGTCGAGGGAAAGCTCCTCTTCGAGCTGGTGGATTGTTCGGCTGACTGCAGGCTGCGAAACCCGAAGGTGAGCCGCCGCCTGTGTCACGGATCCGAACTGTACGAGTGCAGCGACCGCGCGCATTTGATGGATCTTCAAGCCATAACTCTCAATTATAGTTGCATGACATTTTTATGGATACAAAAGACGGCGATTTGGCAGCAGGCTAATTTACTGGGAACATACAAACAATAAAAACCCGCAATTCAATGAGGGCAAACTGCCCTGTCAGGGCCGGGAGTATTCCATGACCGTAAGTTATGCCGTCAAGGACGGGATCGCTCATATCGTGCTGGACAATGGAAAGATGAATGTCCTGACGCCAAAGATGCACAAGGCGTTTTTCGACATTCTCGAACGTTTTGAGCTGGATCGGGAAGCGCGCGTCGGTCTGCTCTATGGCGCCGGATATGACCAGGGACGGTCGTTCTGCGCCGGTGACGACATCAAAAACCGCTACAAGCCGGAACGCACTAAACAGCAGGAAATCGAGGCCCTGCTGTTCCTGCATCAGGATGAAAAGGAACCGACCCGCCCCGGCTGGGAAGAGGATGTTTACCGCAAGCGCCGTTACAAACCCATTGTCTCGGCAATAGGCGGCTACTGTCTCGGGGCCGGGTTCGCCTATGCCATGCAGCATTCCGACCTGCGGATTTGCGACCATTCGGCGAAGCTAGGATTTCCCGAAGTGGCGTTCGGTGCCGCCGGCCTCTCGGGGGTGGTGCGGTTGATGCAGCAGATCAGCCATGTGGATGCCGCATGGATTGCGCTCACGGGCGAACACATTTGTGCCGGGCGGGCAAGAGAGATGCGGCTGGTCAACGAGGTCGTTTCGCCCGAAGCGCTGATGCCGCGTGCGCTCGAAGTGTGTTCGATGATTGCAGCGCATCCGCCGACATCCGTTCGGGTCGAGATGGAGGCGCTGGAGATCGGCCTGGAAATGAACCGCCATGAAGCGGCACATTTCGGACAACGCCTCTTTCGCCTGCACCGATTGAATTACCAAGGCTACGGCTCGGTAGAGGGCTTTTTCGCAGATCGTAAAACTGATGGCAAAAAATGAACATTCGGTCCGCGACTGATCCTCATCACGAGTCATATGAGAAGCTGAGACAGGCGATAGAGGCCGCCGGTATTGCCCCTGATCTCGGCACGCTCCTCGATATTGCCGTCGCCCAGCACGCGGACCAGCCGGCATGGGTCCATGTGGAGCAGGACCTTCCCGATATTTCGTGGGCACAACTGGGCGCGCGGGTTTCGCGTGCCGCAAATGCGCTGCGTAGCCTGGGCGCGAGGAAAGGGTCGCATGTGGGAGTGATGCTGCCCAATGTCCCCGACAGCCTGATTTCATGGCTGGCGATTGCGCGGTTGGGTGCGCGGATGATCCCGATTAATCCCGGCTACACGCCGCGCGAAATGCACTATTGGCTGACCGACGGCGATGTCGATACGCTCGTCATCGACGTCACGTGTTTCGCCGCCTACGAGGCCGTCGCTGCCGAGGCGCCGCTCCTGAAGAAGGAGCGCGTGATCACCTGGGGCGATGGGTCGGTGCCGGAATTCCAGCATTTCGACGAGCTTGTGGCGAATGCCGCGGCGCAATTCACGCCGCCGGCTTCGATCGAAACCGACGAAATCGTCAACATCCAGTATACGTCCGGTTCCACGGGCCTGCCCAAGGGTTGCCTGCTCTCGCATCGCTACTGGATCCAGTGCGGCGCGGTGATGAACGCGGCATGGCCGAGCCTCAAGCGCATCCAATGCGACCTCCCATTTTATTATATGGGCCCGTTGTGGCGCTTTGCTATGGCCGCGCATTCGGGCGGCGCGCTTTGCGTGCCGCCTTCATACAGCCTGTCGCGCTTCCGGGAGCGTTTGCGCTCGGGTCGCTACGACATGTCCTGGATGACGAATCCGGTCGCTATGCTTGATCCTCGCCCGGACGAGCGCGACCATGAGCTTACCATGATCGCCACCTTCGGAATGACCCCCGAATTGCAGACGTCCATTGCCCAGCGCTATGGAGTTCCGGTGCGCGATGCTTTCGGAATGACGGAAATCGGCTTCGGCTCCGCCGTTTTGTTGAGCGATGACAGCGTCACGGGAACCGGCACCTGCGGAAAGCCCTTGCCATGGCGTGAAATGATGATTGCCGACGAGAAGGGCAACGCGCTT includes:
- a CDS encoding NAD(P)/FAD-dependent oxidoreductase, yielding MKIFVVGAGIGGLSLAWALRERGHSVSVFEKGAIPNPVSSSWDEHRMTRHAYGSLTSYARMMPQAFRRWDRIWQAIGNAHYDPVGAVYIIREENDWCRETSASLDELGIGYRYLTQAEFRERLPMVSSQNVSKVLATEGAGMLHASRILNGLCVWLSQNDVRLAAYTPVEEIDADHGRIRLSDGWVEADLVVVTAGAWVLDLIPELRSDLNPSRQSVLYLAPPKQYASAWTKAPVIVDTSKECENYALPPRNGTRLKIGDHVFTYRGLPDDPRLASDEDLTRLRRAIAGGYNDAAEYAEIERKACYYAVRDDERFIVKSIGDKAHVVSACSGHGFKLQPLITEGLADAIDGKRTFDDVRSWAYGSDIAR
- a CDS encoding LysR family transcriptional regulator — protein: MRAVAALVQFGSVTQAAAHLRVSQPAVSRTIHQLEEELSLDLFKIVSGRLVPTLHANALLPGINRVLGQIDGLARHAEDLRDGKRGILRIASAPSSVTAVVEAGYKEFTQAAPYASLDIVTARTTGVVDLVAKGDVELGFCQLHGMENNIVNHISFSGSVVCVLREDHPLATKMEISVSDLAHEPLITFSEAELTGRRIMMAFTRAGIRPNCALQIGQTLPAINLVATGTGIALVDSFFAESFSGTKRLRMPENYQHLKVLPFHPIIHLNVQMLTSASRPLSYLAEVFIDSVLAKYGQNR
- a CDS encoding enoyl-CoA hydratase/isomerase family protein; the protein is MTVSYAVKDGIAHIVLDNGKMNVLTPKMHKAFFDILERFELDREARVGLLYGAGYDQGRSFCAGDDIKNRYKPERTKQQEIEALLFLHQDEKEPTRPGWEEDVYRKRRYKPIVSAIGGYCLGAGFAYAMQHSDLRICDHSAKLGFPEVAFGAAGLSGVVRLMQQISHVDAAWIALTGEHICAGRAREMRLVNEVVSPEALMPRALEVCSMIAAHPPTSVRVEMEALEIGLEMNRHEAAHFGQRLFRLHRLNYQGYGSVEGFFADRKTDGKK
- a CDS encoding class I adenylate-forming enzyme family protein, which gives rise to MNIRSATDPHHESYEKLRQAIEAAGIAPDLGTLLDIAVAQHADQPAWVHVEQDLPDISWAQLGARVSRAANALRSLGARKGSHVGVMLPNVPDSLISWLAIARLGARMIPINPGYTPREMHYWLTDGDVDTLVIDVTCFAAYEAVAAEAPLLKKERVITWGDGSVPEFQHFDELVANAAAQFTPPASIETDEIVNIQYTSGSTGLPKGCLLSHRYWIQCGAVMNAAWPSLKRIQCDLPFYYMGPLWRFAMAAHSGGALCVPPSYSLSRFRERLRSGRYDMSWMTNPVAMLDPRPDERDHELTMIATFGMTPELQTSIAQRYGVPVRDAFGMTEIGFGSAVLLSDDSVTGTGTCGKPLPWREMMIADEKGNALGDNELGELCVAGPGMLQGYHKKPEATDAAFRGKWFRTGDLARRDERGYYFIVGRVKEMIRRSAENISVTEVEGALSLHPDVKSVAVYGVKDALRGEEVKACIILRPELDPTEFDPKVLIGFARRNLAKFKVPRYVQLYGGFPMTPSNKISRKRLQEGEGESLSQTYDAQEGVWIDDPATRDGVAP